The Humulus lupulus chromosome 3, drHumLupu1.1, whole genome shotgun sequence genome window below encodes:
- the LOC133824088 gene encoding uncharacterized protein LOC133824088: MNSHYGSSSYLVSSSSSDDDNDYYDDLEKHDNYFIQRRDGLAKLRLSGLQKVTTVFRMLAYGVLADATNEYIKIGESTALESLKRFCSAVIEVFGTRYLRLPNADKVARLLYIGESQGFSGMLGSLDCMHWK; this comes from the exons ATGAATTCTCATTATGGTAGTTCATCTTATTTGGTATCGTCTTCTTCTtcagatgatgataatgattatTATGATGATCTAGAAAA GCATGACAATTACTTCATCCAACGAAGAGATGGACTCGCTAAGCTCAGGTTATCGGGTCTACAAAAAGTAACAACCGTATTTCGAATGTTGGCATATGGTGTACTGGCAGATGCTACCAACGAGTACATCAAAATAGGAGAATCTACTGCTTTAGAAAGTTTGAAACGATTTTGCAGTGCTGTTATCGAGGTATTTGGAACCCGTTATCTCCGATTACCTAACGCTGATAAAGTTGCAAGGCTACTGTACATTGGTGAAAGTCAAGGTTTTTCAGGAATGTTGGGTAGTTTAGATTGTATGCATTGGAAATAG